One segment of Chelonia mydas isolate rCheMyd1 chromosome 13, rCheMyd1.pri.v2, whole genome shotgun sequence DNA contains the following:
- the ZNF831 gene encoding zinc finger protein 831 isoform X2 has translation MKINPKWSKGNHMHGYSQLKTNKLSKQHWLPNRTLDSLKKHQLLHTHDSLNQCEKCHSPASKLQDNYLPQQEELSCPTSDKPVSKGNIHKKEDRNHKNNSGIFSPAGHPSKFRQKGKLDGKDVTRPTEKHSRGNFFLQNFNATPGLPMVTYSCSSPAKAAMRETNNDLNICCLMAQPLMLQKSFPVEPQPNAHSDPVESSFWSFPFDFVGTGTCCQHVSMGSEVTAPFFLCPEANHKNILNVESQGQTFTALYPLVQTSEKEEHPMEGNSYSALKDKLNPSSKTVCSASLGSKVNTLPETSIASTSLPSTANIQGINSSDSSPHGCVDKNGAYLQSDGHGTLNETGTNTFKEPSFPFSPTESTASSETPSKTYKKRGLEMIRKQTRVEYADTSSDDEDRLVIEI, from the exons atgaaaatcaacccAAAATG GTCCAAAGGGAACCACATGCACGGATACAGTCAGTTGAAAACTAACAAGCTGAGCAAGCAACACTGGCTTCCAAACAGGACACTAGATTCTCTGAAAAAGCATCAGCTGCTCCACACACATGATAGCCTTAATCAATGCGAGAAATGCCACTCTCCTGCGTCAAAATTGCAAG ATAATTATCTCCCGCAGCAGGAGGAGCTATCTTGCCCCACCTCAGATAAGCCAGTGTCCAAAGGGAATATTCATAAGAAAGAAGACAGGAATCACAAAAATAACTCAGGAATATTTTCACCAGCTGGGCATCCAAGCAAATTCAGGCAAAAAGGCAAACTGGATGGAAAA GATGTTACTAGACCAACTGAGAAACACTCAAGAGGCAATTTCTTTCTTCAGAACTTTAATGCAACTCCAGGATTACCTATGGTAACATACTCGTGTTCATCACCAGCTAAAGCAGCCATGCGAGAAACAAACAATGACCTGAACATCTGCTGTTTAATGGCTCAACCTCTCATGCTTCAGAAATCATTTCCAGTGGAGCCACAGCCAAATGCTCATTCTGACCCTGTGGAGTCCTCTTTTTGgtcttttccttttgattttgtaGGCACTGGCACATGCTGCCAGCATGTGAGTATGGGTTCAGAGGTTACTGCTCCTTTTTTCTTATGTCCAGAAGCTAACCACAAAAATATACTCAATGTAGAGTCACAAGGTCAAACTTTTACTGCATTATACCCATTGGTCCAGACCTCAGAAAAGGAGGAACATCCAATGGAAGGAAATTCTTACTCAGCTCTGAAGGACAAACTTAATCCTAGTTCCAAAACTGTGTGTTCAGCTTCATTGGGATCAAAGGTAAACACCCTTCCTGAGACATCAATTGCAAGTACTAGCTTACCTAGCACAGCTAATATACAGGGGATAAACTCTTCTGATAGCAGTCCTCATGGATGCGTGGACAAGAATGGAGCCTACTTACAATCAGATGGCCATGGAACACTTAATGAAACTGGCACTAATACTTTTAAAGAGCCCTCATTTCCCTTCAGTCCCACAGAGTCCACAGCTAGCTCTGAAACACCTTCCAAAACGTACAAAAAAAGAGGTTTAGAGATGATAAGGAAACAAACCCGAGTGGAATACGCTGACACAAGCAGTGACGATGAAGACAGGCTAGTTATAGAAATATAG
- the ZNF831 gene encoding zinc finger protein 831 isoform X1: MEAQRQPHSTVALADQPVKVSSLQAAQGSSSIRQSPVIFQQEQALPQTIYLKALTIPLYHPIQSGCYQSNNQLAAGGSSINLDSSNMPLILNPLLHSERTDQLQSVAQKQAGQTLTLNIVSSPVLPSSSCPNAPVGSPGKFKNAGKYICKHCGRDCLKPSVLEKHIRSHTGERPFPCTTCGIAFKTQSNLYKHRRTQTHVNNTKLPSGSDNSGILEENEKATDSIISHQGAKRDNNVCEKQGPGIKQIISETSTTVDTKKFPSIISLPTLNALSLTSESQKITIDDSYWPEASQGASERELMQDPQNLSSLVVLPDSVHQRKMIQEQRFSTANKHIQLQRQQATYSDKQWDCKPSDYKLKKCESTDSGYLSRSDSTEQQMLTSSPLHSLCEQSTELENETAFSGLRCMAGSSAKLDSAEKATALMLEKKKLEEHISKLISHNKAVVDDTQLDNVRPRKTVLSKQGSIDLPMPYTYKDSFHFDIRSLDVNRKKNLSLCSAKSTFTPIEKSKPLFFHSVPTQFSTTIDCVPVTRSNSLPFVESTRMAHDRVGSSNLPSLTRQPLNTGSSSLLHSNNLATSSVDFPNSHPRALVRQTAVDDLPLSNAVYDYSPFEEMKETKKPGAGGEGVNAKCKKSTQRKLKMFSQEKWQMYGDETFKKIYQKMKSSQTAKKLNQRGKNATDNIGFTPDPKEAANGDGVIQPKYGRSSLSGNLSSPVTISNTELNTVKSKTCPIGNRVLHGVSSEEDAGRFTELMEMAHSVNAGEQSVICKTSPKHGCSNKHSSDKYTGGNNMLLAVSSHETRLQLKQRASQLNSNMLNTDSLQMHNSQLEESHPGSESNTLILDSENIFKSDGENHSSKESSQHAQMALRAHNCSSGESTQEFQKLPSERKKLKVDELKSRDNAALKSSPSSSSENNTVGETVKLIDCYSVHAVSLALVKQSAKDGEQNSSTDMNESISSAEGMEYEKTMKLHIEPIYDSDNTANLLPQSAKVSTASLSEFLVPELKRDNCSSFALSKVTDTGAKTCPVTAGARVSLHSGDDAGISSTTQNLEFGQVTPSLKKNAFSPKYILKLPQEESTTDLSLLVEPGQESMPGISLPVPITKTSCTINSRTVSVDSGDVFLSPLEFELRHQARAVGLRWGVHTNWKALVPCSPVNSRTTNIPTKIDDSFQNQSCRQKEIIKDTWKETKHKDNLSDRMQADEKWISTTVCSAQTTEKKVCFTSMYTGGFFISADIKGENQVLRHLRSGNNSLIMTSSSGKGATSSGDTEQTIMGWDTDGSSSGILKDTSPGLQDLQYSVCSVDNSNYFCHSFGTFYCHTLSTQCKELPALSQISLTCLSGNSRISSTKGSFPSLNAEPQLTWCCLTRSLPLPAEQKEKADSAYSSLHICKKNSGSEGTLSKCDFSFIKMKNISKTVSYGLTTGNLKTVVSSFSQGEQLQKSSSKAGGSGASENIAEREKKEILCRRETFTTNKSKRSHKQKKMKINPKWSKGNHMHGYSQLKTNKLSKQHWLPNRTLDSLKKHQLLHTHDSLNQCEKCHSPASKLQDNYLPQQEELSCPTSDKPVSKGNIHKKEDRNHKNNSGIFSPAGHPSKFRQKGKLDGKDVTRPTEKHSRGNFFLQNFNATPGLPMVTYSCSSPAKAAMRETNNDLNICCLMAQPLMLQKSFPVEPQPNAHSDPVESSFWSFPFDFVGTGTCCQHVSMGSEVTAPFFLCPEANHKNILNVESQGQTFTALYPLVQTSEKEEHPMEGNSYSALKDKLNPSSKTVCSASLGSKVNTLPETSIASTSLPSTANIQGINSSDSSPHGCVDKNGAYLQSDGHGTLNETGTNTFKEPSFPFSPTESTASSETPSKTYKKRGLEMIRKQTRVEYADTSSDDEDRLVIEI; the protein is encoded by the exons atggaggcacagaggcaACCCCATTCCACAGTTGCACTAGCTGATCAACCAGTTAAAGTCTCATCTCTTCAGGCTGCACAGGGTTCATCAAGTATCAGACAGAGTCCTGTGATTTTTCAGCAGGAACAAGCCCTGCCTCAGACTATATACCTGAAAGCCCTTACCATACCACTATATCATCCTATCCAGTCAGGATGCTATCAATCAAACAACCAGTTAGCAGCTGGTGGAAGCAGCATAAATTTAGACAGCAGTAATATGCCTTTAATCCTAAACCcacttctgcattcagagaggaCAGATCAGCTTCAGTCAGTTGCTCAGAAACAAGCAGGGCAAACTTTGACATTAAACATAGTTAGTTCACCGGTTTTACCATCAAGTTCCTGTCCAAATGCACCTGTTGGAAGCCCAGGGAAATTCAAAAATGCCGGGAAGTACATCTGTAAACACTGTGGACGAGATTGCCTGAAGCCAAGTGTCCTTGAGAAACATATTCGCTCACACACAGGTGAGAGGCCCTTTCCCTGCACCACCTGTGGTATTGCATTTAAAACTCAAAGCAATTTGTATAAACACAGAAGAACCCAAACACATGTCAACAATACCAAGCTGCCCTCAGGGTCTGACAACAGTGGCATATTAGAGGAGAATGAGAAGGCAACAGACAGCATCATATCACATCAGGGTGCAAAACGAGACAACAATGTCTGTGAAAAGCAGGGGCCAGGGattaaacaaataatttcagaAACCAGTACCACAGTGGACACTAAAAAATTTCCATCCATTATTTCACTGCCAACACTGAACGCTTTATCGCTTACATCAGAAAGTCAGAAGATAACAATTGATGATTCCTACTGGCCAGAGGCAAGTCAGGGTGCTTCTGAAAGAGAACTAATGCAAGATCCCCAAAACCTATCTTCTCTAGTAGTTTTGCCAGACAGCGTACACCAGAGAAAGATGATACAGGAGCAAAGATTCTCAACAGCAAATAAACATATTCAGTTGCAAAGGCAGCAAGCAACTTATTCAGATAAGCAATGGGACTGCAAACCATCTGACTATAAGCTGAAGAAGTGTGAGAGCACTGATTCTGGATATCTGTCACGCTCTGATAGTACAGAACAACAGATGCtgacctccagccccctgcatagTCTTTGTGAACAAAGCACAGAGCTGGAAAATGAAACTGCCTTCAGTGGCTTAAGGTGCATGGCAGGAAGTAGTGCAAAACTGGATTCAGCTGAGAAAGCAACAGCCTTGATGCTAGAGAAAAagaagctggaagagcatatctCAAAACTGATCTCTCATAACAAAGCTGTGGTGGATGATACCCAATTAGACAACGTTAGACCCAGAAAAACAGTGCTTTCCAAGCAGGGCAGTATTGATCTGCCAATGCCTTACACATACAAAGACTCCTTCCATTTTGACATCAGATCTCTTGATGTAAACAGGAAAAAGAATCTTTCCCTTTGTTCAGCAAAATCTACCTTTACACCCATAGAAAAATCCAAGCCATTGTTTTTTCATTCAGTCCCCACGCAATTCTCGACAACAATAGACTGTGTGCCTGTCACAAGAAGCAACTCTTTGCCATTTGTAGAGAGCACAAGAATGGCACACGACAGAGTGGGTAGCTCAAATCTACCATCTCTCACTAGGCAGCCCCTGAATACGGGCTCTTCTAGTTTGTTGCATAGCAACAACCTTGCTACAAGTTCAGTGGATTTTCCTAACAGCCATCCCCGTGCACTTGTCAGACAAACAGCAGTGGATGATTTGCCACTAAGTAATGCAGTCTATGATTATTCTCCCTTTGAGGAGATGAAAGAAACTAAAaagcctggagctgggggagaaggagtGAACGCTAAATGTAAGAAGTCAActcaaaggaaattaaaaatgttCTCTCAGGAAAAATGGCAGATGTATGGTGACGAAACATTCAAGAAAATCTaccaaaaaatgaaaagcagtCAAACTGCCAAGAAACTGAATCaaagggggaaaaatgcaacAGACAATATAGGCTTCACCCCTGATCCAAAGGAAGCAGCCAATGGTGATGGAGTTATTCAGCCAAAATATGGGAGGAGCTCTTTAAGCGGGAATCTTTCCTCCCCTGTGACCATTTCTAACACAGAATTAAACACTGTGAAATCAAAAACCTGTCCCATTGGTAATCGTGTACTGCATGGTGTTTCCTCAGAAGAGGATGCAGGCAGATTTACAGAACTAATGGAAATGGCACATTCAGTAAATGCTGGTGAACAGAGTGTAATATgcaaaacttccccaaaacatgGCTGCAGCAACAAACATAGTTCAGATAAATATACAGGTGGCAATAACATGTTACTGGCTGTAAGCAGTCATGAAACGAGGCTTCAACTTAAGCAGAGAGCTAGTCAATTAAACTCTAACATGCTGAACACTGATAGTCTGCAAATGCATAATAGTCAATTGGAAGAGTCACATCCTGGGAGCGAATCCAATACCCTCATATTAgatagtgaaaatatttttaaaagtgatggagAAAACCACAGTAGTAAAGAATCTTCTCAACATGCACAGATGGCCTTAAGGGCACACAACTGCAGCAGTGGTGAATCTACACAGGAATTCCAAAAGCTACcatcagagagaaaaaaactgaAAGTCGATGAGCTGAAGAGCAGAGATAATGCAGCTCTAaaatccagtcccagctccagtagCGAAAATAACACAGTAGGTGAAACAGTGAAATTGATAGACTGTTATAGTGTACATGCCGTCTCCCTAGCATTAGTTAAACAGTCAGCTAAAGACGGAGAGCAGAATTCAAGCACAGACATGAATGAATCAATCAGCAGTGCTGAAGGCATGGAATATGAGAAAACAATGAAACTCCACATAGAACCCATATATGATAGTGATAATACTGCTAACCTTCTTCCACAATCAGCAAAGGTCTCAACAGCTTCACTTTCTGAATTTCTGGTGCCTGAGTTAAAGAGAGATAATTGTAGTTCTTTTGCCTTAAGTAAGGTGACAGATACAGGAGCCAAAACATGTCCTGTGACAGCAGGAGCAAGAGTGTCACTGCATAGTGGTGATGATGCTGGCATATCTTCCACTACTCAAAATCTGGAGTTTGGTCAGGTAACTCCATCtctaaagaaaaatgcattttctccaAAGTACATCCTTAAATTACCGCAAGAAGAGAGTACTACAGACCTGTCACTTTTAGTGGAACCAGGGCAGGAAAGCATGCCTGGTATTTCTCTACCTGTTCCGATAACCAAAACTTCCTGCACTATCAACAGTAGGACAGTCAGTGTTGATTCTGGTGATGTGTTTTTGTCCCCTTTAGAATTTGAACTGAGACACCAGGCCCGAGCAGTAGGGCTCAGATGGGGTGTACATACAAACTGGAAGGCTCTGGTACCTTGTTCACCAGTCAACTCAAGAACAACTAACATCCCAACCAAGATAGATGACAGCTTTCAGAACCAAAGCTGCAGGCAGAAGGAAATAATCAAAGACACCTGGAAAGAGACTAAGCATAAAGATAACTTAAGTGATCGAATGCAAGCAGACGAGAAGTGGATAAGTACAACTGTTTGCTCTGCACAAACCACAGAGAAGAAAGTATGCTTTACTTCTATGTATACAGGTGGCTTTTTCATATCTGCCGACATCAAAGGAGAGAATCAGGTCTTACGCCACCTTCGCTCAGGAAATAACTCTTTaataatgacatcttcatcagGCAAAGGGGCAACCTCTAGCGGGGACACTGAACAGACAATCATGGGATGGGACACAGATGGTAGCTCTTCAGGCATCCTTAAGGACACTTCACCAGGGTTGCAGGATTTACAGTATTCTGTGTGTTCAGTGGACAATTCAAATTATTTTTGCCATTCCTTTGGCACGTTTTATTGCCACACCCTCAGTACTCAATGTAAGGAACTCCCTGCACTGTCCCAAATCAGTTTGACTTGTCTCTCGGGAAACTCAAGGATCTCAAGCACAAAGGGCTCCTTCCCATCACTAAATGCTGAGCCTCAATTAACTTGGTGTTGTTTAACCAGAAGCCTTCCTCTACCTGCCGAGCAAAAGGAGAAGGCCGACTCTGCTTACTCTTCCTTGCACATCTGTAAGAAAAATTCTGGTAGTGAAGGCACATTGTCAAAATGTGACTTTtcttttatcaaaatgaaaaatattagcaAGACTGTGTCCTATGGCTTGACCACTGGGAATTTAAAAACAGTGGTTTCATCCTTTTCACAGGGAGAGCAGCTACAGAAG tccagttcaAAGGCTGGAGGAAGTGGAGCTTCAGAAAATATTGCAGAGCGAGAGAAGAAAGAAATACTTTGCAGAAGGGAAACATTCACAACAAATAAATCCAAGAGGAgtcataaacagaaaaaaatgaaaatcaacccAAAATG GTCCAAAGGGAACCACATGCACGGATACAGTCAGTTGAAAACTAACAAGCTGAGCAAGCAACACTGGCTTCCAAACAGGACACTAGATTCTCTGAAAAAGCATCAGCTGCTCCACACACATGATAGCCTTAATCAATGCGAGAAATGCCACTCTCCTGCGTCAAAATTGCAAG ATAATTATCTCCCGCAGCAGGAGGAGCTATCTTGCCCCACCTCAGATAAGCCAGTGTCCAAAGGGAATATTCATAAGAAAGAAGACAGGAATCACAAAAATAACTCAGGAATATTTTCACCAGCTGGGCATCCAAGCAAATTCAGGCAAAAAGGCAAACTGGATGGAAAA GATGTTACTAGACCAACTGAGAAACACTCAAGAGGCAATTTCTTTCTTCAGAACTTTAATGCAACTCCAGGATTACCTATGGTAACATACTCGTGTTCATCACCAGCTAAAGCAGCCATGCGAGAAACAAACAATGACCTGAACATCTGCTGTTTAATGGCTCAACCTCTCATGCTTCAGAAATCATTTCCAGTGGAGCCACAGCCAAATGCTCATTCTGACCCTGTGGAGTCCTCTTTTTGgtcttttccttttgattttgtaGGCACTGGCACATGCTGCCAGCATGTGAGTATGGGTTCAGAGGTTACTGCTCCTTTTTTCTTATGTCCAGAAGCTAACCACAAAAATATACTCAATGTAGAGTCACAAGGTCAAACTTTTACTGCATTATACCCATTGGTCCAGACCTCAGAAAAGGAGGAACATCCAATGGAAGGAAATTCTTACTCAGCTCTGAAGGACAAACTTAATCCTAGTTCCAAAACTGTGTGTTCAGCTTCATTGGGATCAAAGGTAAACACCCTTCCTGAGACATCAATTGCAAGTACTAGCTTACCTAGCACAGCTAATATACAGGGGATAAACTCTTCTGATAGCAGTCCTCATGGATGCGTGGACAAGAATGGAGCCTACTTACAATCAGATGGCCATGGAACACTTAATGAAACTGGCACTAATACTTTTAAAGAGCCCTCATTTCCCTTCAGTCCCACAGAGTCCACAGCTAGCTCTGAAACACCTTCCAAAACGTACAAAAAAAGAGGTTTAGAGATGATAAGGAAACAAACCCGAGTGGAATACGCTGACACAAGCAGTGACGATGAAGACAGGCTAGTTATAGAAATATAG
- the ZNF831 gene encoding zinc finger protein 831 isoform X3, with product MHGYSQLKTNKLSKQHWLPNRTLDSLKKHQLLHTHDSLNQCEKCHSPASKLQDNYLPQQEELSCPTSDKPVSKGNIHKKEDRNHKNNSGIFSPAGHPSKFRQKGKLDGKDVTRPTEKHSRGNFFLQNFNATPGLPMVTYSCSSPAKAAMRETNNDLNICCLMAQPLMLQKSFPVEPQPNAHSDPVESSFWSFPFDFVGTGTCCQHVSMGSEVTAPFFLCPEANHKNILNVESQGQTFTALYPLVQTSEKEEHPMEGNSYSALKDKLNPSSKTVCSASLGSKVNTLPETSIASTSLPSTANIQGINSSDSSPHGCVDKNGAYLQSDGHGTLNETGTNTFKEPSFPFSPTESTASSETPSKTYKKRGLEMIRKQTRVEYADTSSDDEDRLVIEI from the exons ATGCACGGATACAGTCAGTTGAAAACTAACAAGCTGAGCAAGCAACACTGGCTTCCAAACAGGACACTAGATTCTCTGAAAAAGCATCAGCTGCTCCACACACATGATAGCCTTAATCAATGCGAGAAATGCCACTCTCCTGCGTCAAAATTGCAAG ATAATTATCTCCCGCAGCAGGAGGAGCTATCTTGCCCCACCTCAGATAAGCCAGTGTCCAAAGGGAATATTCATAAGAAAGAAGACAGGAATCACAAAAATAACTCAGGAATATTTTCACCAGCTGGGCATCCAAGCAAATTCAGGCAAAAAGGCAAACTGGATGGAAAA GATGTTACTAGACCAACTGAGAAACACTCAAGAGGCAATTTCTTTCTTCAGAACTTTAATGCAACTCCAGGATTACCTATGGTAACATACTCGTGTTCATCACCAGCTAAAGCAGCCATGCGAGAAACAAACAATGACCTGAACATCTGCTGTTTAATGGCTCAACCTCTCATGCTTCAGAAATCATTTCCAGTGGAGCCACAGCCAAATGCTCATTCTGACCCTGTGGAGTCCTCTTTTTGgtcttttccttttgattttgtaGGCACTGGCACATGCTGCCAGCATGTGAGTATGGGTTCAGAGGTTACTGCTCCTTTTTTCTTATGTCCAGAAGCTAACCACAAAAATATACTCAATGTAGAGTCACAAGGTCAAACTTTTACTGCATTATACCCATTGGTCCAGACCTCAGAAAAGGAGGAACATCCAATGGAAGGAAATTCTTACTCAGCTCTGAAGGACAAACTTAATCCTAGTTCCAAAACTGTGTGTTCAGCTTCATTGGGATCAAAGGTAAACACCCTTCCTGAGACATCAATTGCAAGTACTAGCTTACCTAGCACAGCTAATATACAGGGGATAAACTCTTCTGATAGCAGTCCTCATGGATGCGTGGACAAGAATGGAGCCTACTTACAATCAGATGGCCATGGAACACTTAATGAAACTGGCACTAATACTTTTAAAGAGCCCTCATTTCCCTTCAGTCCCACAGAGTCCACAGCTAGCTCTGAAACACCTTCCAAAACGTACAAAAAAAGAGGTTTAGAGATGATAAGGAAACAAACCCGAGTGGAATACGCTGACACAAGCAGTGACGATGAAGACAGGCTAGTTATAGAAATATAG